In a single window of the Lynx canadensis isolate LIC74 chromosome E2, mLynCan4.pri.v2, whole genome shotgun sequence genome:
- the LOC115502273 gene encoding tigger transposable element-derived protein 1-like, giving the protein MKTTSRLQVSGKAPLGGIGLRHSAKRDRKSITLHMKLEVLRRFEEGEKLTQIARALGLATSTVASIRVNKDKIRANSQAATPVSATQLTRCRGVVMGHMERLLSLWIEEQKRQNLPISTLLIQDKARRLFVQLQHEQGSGTQAETFGASNGWFARFKARNNVLLTDEPAVADTQAAAHYPPVLRTILEEGCYSPHQVFNVDETGLFWKRLPERMLLALEGAAGPGLKASKDHLTLLLGGNAAGDFKLKPLLVYPSENPRALKGCSKASLPVVWRSNRNDWLTPSIFQEWFTGCFCPAVESYCASHGLPHRALLLLDGAPCHPAHLGGLSAHVRVEFLPKNTSALIQPMNQGVIATFKAYYLRRTLSQLVQETTGEDRPSVQEFWRSYTVVTAVDNIAEAWAELQPATMNGAWRKLWPECVPAGTPEPDTVPQLRRSIVALARHVGLGDAAEADVASLLQAHGEPPPHSIPQDAKDGDMSGSGLPWETGNGLVSRKQEPDFTEAVVGAGTEEAGVGALSPEHLAQALSHFAAGLQVLIENDPNRERSLRVSRGVHRALARLRELHRERRRQSRAAASSGGPVVVAARESAGSLPLLQVGPIEGGQVAKGTGPEGQTSGCPI; this is encoded by the coding sequence GGTGAGAAGTTGACTCAGATTGCCCGGGCCTTGGGGCTGGCCACCTCTACCGTCGCCTCAATCCGTGTCAACAAGGACAAGATCCGGGCCAATTCCCAGGCAGCCACACCTGTCAGTGCCACGCAGCTGACCCGCTGCCGGGGTGTGGTGATGGGCCATATGGAACGCTTGCTGAGCCTATGGATTGAGGAGCAAAAGCGGCAGAACCTGCCCATCAGCACACTGCTCATCCAGGACAAGGCACGACGGCTCTTTGTGCAGCtgcagcatgagcagggcagtGGCACTCAGGCTGAGACCTTCGGGGCCAGTAACGGCTGGTTTGCCCGATTCAAGGCTCGCAACAATGTGCTTTTGACAGATGAGCCGGCTGTGGCTGACACCCAGGCTGCTGCCCACTATCCCCCAGTGCTGCGCACCATTCTGGAGGAGGGCTGTTACTCACCACACCAAGTTTTCAACGTGGATGAGACAGGCCTGTTCTGGAAGCGGCTGCCAGAGCGCATGTTGCTGGCACTGGAGGGGGCAGCCGGGCCTGGCCTCAAGGCCTCCAAGGACCACTTGACCCTGCTGCTTGGTGGCAACGCAGCTGGTGACTTCAAACTGAAGCCTCTGCTAGTGTACCCCTCGGAGAATCCACGTGCCCTCAAGGGCTGCTCCAAGGCCAGCCTTCCTGTGGTCTGGCGCTCCAACCGCAATGACTGGCTGACACCCAGCATCTTCCAGGAGTGGTTTACTGGCTGCTTCTGTCCTGCTGTAGAGAGCTACTGTGCCAGCCATGGCCTCCCACACCGTGCCCTATTGCTCCTGGATGGTGCACCCTGCCACCCTGCTCACCTGGGTGGCCTCTCAGCCCACGTGAGGGTTGAGTTCCTGCCCAAGAACACATCGGCCCTGATCCAGCCCATGAACCAGGGTGTCATTGCCACATTCAAGGCCTATTACCTGCGCCGCACGCTCAGCCAGCTGGTCCAGGAGACGACTGGTGAAGACCGACCCTCTGTGCAGGAGTTCTGGCGCAGCTATACTGTCGTGACTGCTGTGGACAATATAGCTGAAGCCTGGGCAGAGCTGCAGCCTGCCACCATGAACGGCGCCTGGAGGAAGCTCTGGCCTGAGTGTGTCCCTGCTGGCACCCCTGAGCCTGACACTGTGCCTCAGCTCCGCCGCAGCATTGTGGCACTAGCTCGGCATGTGGGCCTTGGAGATGCGGCTGAGGCTGATGTTGCCAGCCTGCTGCAGGCCCATggggagcccccaccccacagcaTCCCCCAGGATGCAAAGGATGGGGACATGAGTGGTTCTGGGCTGCCCTGGGAGACAGGGAATGGCCTGGTCTCTAGAAAACAAGAGCCAGATTTCACAGAGGCTGTGGTGGGTGCAGGCACTGAGGAAGCTGGTGTGGGTGCTCTGAGCCCTGAGCATCTCGCCCAGGCTCTGTCTCACTTTGCTGCTGGTTTACAGGTCCTCATAGAGAATGATCCAAACCGGGAGCGCAGCCTGCGGGTCTCCCGGGGTGTCCACCGTGCCCTTGCTCGCCTCCGGGAGCTACACCGGGAAAGGAGGCGACAGTCTCGGGCGGCTGCATCCTCAGGAGGCCCTGTGGTGGTGGCAGCAAGGGAGTCGGCAGGAAGCCTGCCATTGCTCCAAGTGGGTCCCATAGAGGGTGGGCAAGTGGCTAAGGGCACAGGTCCTGA